One window of the Parasphingopyxis algicola genome contains the following:
- a CDS encoding NADPH-dependent F420 reductase, with protein MKIAVIGKGRVGSVLGPAFAKAGHEVVYGVREPADEKYDNGDEIPHDTTEGAAQWGEVVILAVDWSVAESALAECGDLGGKILIDCTNPLTMGEEGLELALGFDTSAGEILAGQTAAKAVKTLNQVGSPVMGMAHAFPNRPIQFVAGEDEDAKALVSSLLRDIGFEPIDYGGIRNARQLEPLAMVWIDQAFKHGMDPQTAWHFMKADGD; from the coding sequence ATGAAAATTGCGGTGATCGGCAAGGGCCGGGTCGGCAGCGTTTTGGGGCCGGCTTTTGCCAAGGCCGGGCATGAGGTCGTGTACGGCGTTCGCGAGCCGGCCGACGAAAAATACGACAATGGCGACGAGATCCCGCACGATACGACCGAAGGCGCGGCGCAATGGGGCGAAGTCGTCATCCTGGCCGTCGACTGGAGCGTCGCCGAAAGCGCGCTCGCCGAGTGCGGCGATCTCGGCGGCAAGATCCTGATCGATTGCACCAATCCGCTGACCATGGGCGAGGAGGGCCTCGAACTGGCACTGGGTTTCGATACGTCGGCCGGCGAAATATTGGCGGGGCAGACGGCTGCGAAGGCGGTGAAGACGCTCAATCAGGTCGGATCGCCGGTGATGGGAATGGCGCATGCTTTCCCGAACCGTCCGATCCAGTTCGTGGCCGGCGAGGATGAAGACGCCAAGGCGCTGGTCAGCAGCCTGTTGCGCGATATCGGCTTCGAGCCCATCGATTATGGCGGGATCCGGAACGCTCGCCAACTGGAGCCGCTCGCGATGGTCTGGATCGACCAGGCGTTCAAACACGGGATGGACCCGCAAACGGCGTGGCATTTTATGAAAGCAGACGGTGACTAA
- a CDS encoding universal stress protein, protein MRTYLVVIDETPEAKAALHYAAVRAIRLGRTVEIVSLIPPQEFVNWAAVEATFEEEAKLRAEAAVAQAAGELVEATGVQPKIVVKRGDPVKMVRAAIDESENIAGIMLGAAAEGPPGPLVSHFAGTVAGQLPCPVIVVPGGLSFEELERLG, encoded by the coding sequence ATGCGGACCTATCTGGTGGTCATCGACGAAACGCCGGAGGCGAAGGCGGCGCTGCACTACGCTGCCGTGCGTGCGATCCGCCTCGGCCGGACGGTGGAGATCGTCTCGCTGATCCCGCCGCAGGAATTCGTCAACTGGGCGGCGGTCGAGGCGACCTTCGAGGAAGAGGCGAAGCTGCGCGCCGAGGCCGCGGTCGCCCAGGCCGCCGGAGAATTGGTGGAGGCGACGGGCGTTCAGCCCAAGATCGTCGTCAAGCGCGGCGACCCGGTGAAAATGGTCCGCGCGGCGATCGACGAGAGCGAGAATATTGCGGGAATCATGCTCGGCGCGGCTGCCGAAGGGCCGCCCGGGCCGCTCGTTTCCCATTTCGCAGGCACCGTGGCCGGTCAGCTGCCATGCCCCGTCATCGTCGTGCCCGGCGGCCTGAGTTTCGAGGAATTGGAGCGGTTGGGATAG
- a CDS encoding GFA family protein: protein MNEDWGLPWTGQCLCGDLKFEISATPLLSMACHCRGCQRLTASAFSLSLMVPAEGFRVTEGEGVKGGLRGPHGQFFCDSCKSWVYSKPHGADWIVNVRTMMLEEPHWDVPFIEVMTAEQLSWVELPAQRSFEAFPEMEDYQQLIADYAQNGTRPGTG from the coding sequence ATGAACGAGGATTGGGGATTGCCATGGACCGGGCAGTGTTTGTGCGGCGATCTGAAGTTCGAGATCAGCGCCACGCCGCTGCTCTCGATGGCGTGCCATTGCCGGGGCTGCCAACGATTGACGGCGAGCGCCTTTTCGCTTTCGCTGATGGTGCCGGCCGAAGGCTTCCGCGTGACGGAGGGCGAAGGCGTGAAAGGCGGCCTTCGCGGCCCGCACGGGCAATTCTTTTGCGACAGCTGCAAGAGCTGGGTCTATTCCAAGCCGCACGGCGCCGACTGGATCGTCAATGTCCGCACGATGATGCTCGAAGAGCCGCACTGGGACGTGCCCTTTATCGAAGTCATGACGGCCGAACAACTGTCTTGGGTCGAGCTGCCGGCCCAGCGCAGTTTCGAGGCATTCCCCGAAATGGAAGACTATCAGCAGCTGATCGCGGACTATGCGCAGAACGGCACGCGGCCGGGTACGGGCTGA
- a CDS encoding 2-oxo acid dehydrogenase subunit E2 has translation MPIELKMPALSPTMEEGTLAKWLVKEGDEIVSGDIMAEIETDKATMEFEAVDEGVLAKILVPEGTDEVQVGAVIAIIAEEGEDASAIEAPAQANGSAEAAPAEKPSPPRPPAPAKADDDIKISPSARRLAEEKGVDLASVTGTGPQGRIVKADIDKAEGGSPAAAPAPTAKAPAAPAADGERIKASPLARRLAEQNGLDLGQLSGSGPHGRIVKADIEAALESGAGKAPAKEAPAAPVDTDIPHEAIKLSNMRKTIAKRLTASKQEVPHYRLSLDCRLDPLLDLRKELNAGLEARGIKLSVNDLLIKALAAALEQVPDANVSFRGDQLLRYSRVDVSMAVAIEGGLITPVITDAGGKMLSKIATESKELAEKARDGKLQPHEYQGGTASISNLGMFGIKQFDAVINPPQAMIMAIGAGEKRAAVIDESLQIATIMSATGSFDHRAIDGAVGAQLMQAFQQLVENPLAMLA, from the coding sequence ATGCCGATCGAATTGAAGATGCCTGCACTTTCGCCGACCATGGAAGAGGGCACCTTGGCCAAGTGGCTGGTCAAGGAAGGCGACGAAATCGTTTCCGGCGACATCATGGCCGAGATCGAGACCGACAAGGCGACGATGGAGTTCGAGGCAGTCGACGAGGGCGTGCTGGCGAAGATCCTCGTGCCGGAGGGCACGGACGAGGTGCAGGTCGGCGCGGTCATCGCGATCATCGCCGAAGAGGGGGAGGATGCGAGCGCCATCGAGGCGCCGGCACAGGCCAACGGTTCGGCCGAAGCCGCGCCCGCGGAGAAGCCGTCGCCGCCACGACCGCCGGCTCCGGCCAAGGCGGATGACGATATCAAGATCAGCCCGTCGGCGCGCCGGCTCGCCGAGGAAAAAGGCGTCGATCTTGCGAGCGTGACGGGCACGGGGCCGCAGGGCCGGATCGTCAAGGCCGACATAGACAAGGCCGAAGGCGGTTCGCCGGCCGCTGCCCCGGCTCCGACGGCGAAAGCGCCCGCCGCGCCGGCCGCCGATGGCGAGCGGATCAAGGCGAGCCCGTTGGCGCGGCGCTTAGCCGAACAGAACGGTCTCGATCTCGGGCAGCTTTCGGGCAGCGGTCCACACGGACGGATCGTCAAGGCCGATATCGAGGCGGCGCTCGAAAGCGGTGCCGGAAAAGCGCCGGCGAAAGAGGCCCCCGCTGCGCCGGTCGATACCGATATCCCGCACGAGGCGATCAAGCTGTCGAACATGCGCAAGACGATCGCCAAGCGGCTCACCGCCTCGAAGCAGGAGGTGCCGCATTACCGGCTTTCGCTCGATTGCCGGCTCGATCCACTGCTCGATCTGCGCAAGGAATTGAACGCCGGGCTCGAGGCGCGCGGGATCAAGCTCTCGGTCAACGACCTGCTGATCAAGGCGCTCGCCGCGGCGCTCGAACAGGTGCCGGACGCCAATGTCTCCTTCCGGGGCGATCAGCTGCTCAGATACAGCCGGGTCGATGTTTCGATGGCGGTGGCGATCGAGGGCGGGTTGATCACGCCCGTCATCACCGATGCGGGCGGTAAGATGCTGTCCAAGATCGCGACGGAATCGAAGGAGCTCGCCGAAAAGGCGCGCGACGGAAAGCTCCAGCCGCACGAATATCAGGGCGGCACCGCCTCCATCTCCAATCTCGGCATGTTCGGCATCAAGCAGTTCGATGCCGTCATCAACCCGCCCCAGGCCATGATCATGGCCATCGGCGCGGGCGAAAAACGTGCCGCTGTCATCGATGAGTCCTTGCAGATCGCTACGATCATGAGCGCCACCGGCAGTTTCGACCATCGCGCCATCGACGGCGCGGTCGGCGCCCAGCTCATGCAGGCGTTCCAGCAGCTGGTGGAAAACCCGCTGGCGATGCTGGCGTAG
- a CDS encoding RcnB family protein, with product MSMTMMPATAQAQSDSGASSAGIAVATQAMRGGGRHFVRHGGGRHFVHRGGGRHFVHRGGRHFFRHGHRRFHSGSRFFVGGFLPSYFLAPRYYVVNYPTYGLARPAYGYRWVRYHDDAYLVDGRGHIADGRYGVPYDRYYRDGRRYDDRYYDERRYYDDRRRGDAGDAAAGAIVGGIVGGIAGNRIAGRGNRTEGTIIGGALGAIAGGAIGSAAGRSDRYDDRYRRDDRRADRRYYDDRAPVPEYVGRGDYYPPAAPGYGVDYDYDYQDDDRVVSPPVHHAPPVQTHVAVSGPGTYAVNHANGVSQSATTTIVLNSAPATTTTFIEEEVEYVAPRRSTRRSAHRSRSCNCR from the coding sequence ATGTCCATGACAATGATGCCGGCCACCGCGCAGGCGCAAAGCGACTCCGGCGCGAGCAGCGCGGGCATTGCCGTTGCGACACAGGCGATGCGCGGCGGCGGTCGTCATTTCGTGCGCCATGGTGGCGGACGGCATTTCGTGCATCGTGGTGGAGGAAGGCATTTCGTGCATCGCGGCGGCCGGCACTTCTTCCGCCACGGCCACCGGCGGTTCCATAGCGGTTCGCGCTTCTTTGTCGGCGGTTTCCTGCCCAGCTATTTTCTCGCGCCGCGCTATTATGTGGTGAATTATCCGACTTACGGGCTGGCCCGCCCGGCTTACGGCTATCGCTGGGTGCGTTATCATGACGACGCCTATCTGGTCGACGGCCGCGGCCATATCGCCGACGGGCGCTACGGCGTGCCGTATGACCGCTACTATCGCGATGGTCGCCGCTATGACGACCGCTATTATGACGAACGCCGCTATTATGACGACCGGCGGCGCGGCGATGCAGGCGATGCGGCGGCCGGCGCAATCGTCGGCGGGATCGTCGGGGGCATCGCCGGCAACCGGATCGCCGGACGCGGCAACCGCACCGAAGGCACGATCATCGGCGGCGCGCTCGGCGCGATCGCGGGCGGTGCGATCGGCAGCGCGGCGGGCCGTTCCGATCGCTACGACGACCGCTATCGTCGCGACGACCGCCGCGCGGACCGGCGCTATTACGACGACCGCGCGCCGGTGCCCGAATATGTCGGCCGGGGCGACTATTATCCGCCGGCCGCGCCGGGCTACGGCGTCGATTATGATTACGACTATCAGGATGACGACCGTGTCGTTTCGCCGCCGGTGCACCATGCGCCGCCGGTTCAGACCCATGTCGCGGTCAGCGGGCCGGGCACCTATGCCGTGAATCACGCCAATGGCGTGTCGCAGAGCGCGACGACTACCATCGTCCTCAATTCTGCCCCAGCGACCACGACGACCTTTATCGAAGAGGAAGTCGAATATGTCGCGCCGCGGCGCAGTACCCGTCGTTCCGCGCATCGGTCACGGAGCTGCAACTGCCGCTAA
- a CDS encoding HD-GYP domain-containing protein: MFQHRFSEEFATDIEPMVSFAEIVSAFSYALDLTQGQPKGHCIRGCWIGSHIGRALGLGRDQQWELYYTLLLKDLGCSSNAARICELYLADDHAIKRDYKLVDGKLGNVLKFVLARTGPNATLGERISALGNVLVNGSKIEHDMIQTRCIRGADIARQLHFPEAVAEGIAGLDEHWDGSGQPNGLKGDAIPLYSRIALLSQVIDVFRMANGEDAAREEVRKRSGGWFDPELCDVFLDIAEDPVFWATLEARDLERRVVELEPVRHMVAVDEDFLDDIAAAFGQVIDAKSPYTSGHSGRVAVYAAGVAERLGYEKAHIRKLSRAAALHDIGKLGISNLILDKPDLLTDEEWRVMRRHTHFTTAILGRISVFSDMAATAGAHHERLDGKGYPNRLCEDAIQMDTRIITICDFFDALTADRPYRAAMPVDEALAIIGSEVGIAIDASCFEALKAMVAEHGPAT; encoded by the coding sequence ATGTTCCAGCACAGATTTTCCGAGGAATTCGCGACGGATATCGAGCCGATGGTCTCCTTCGCCGAGATCGTCAGCGCGTTTAGCTATGCACTCGACCTGACCCAGGGCCAGCCCAAGGGCCATTGCATCCGCGGTTGCTGGATCGGCAGCCATATCGGCCGCGCTCTGGGCCTCGGCAGGGACCAGCAGTGGGAACTCTATTATACGCTGCTGCTCAAGGATCTGGGGTGCAGCAGCAATGCGGCGCGAATCTGCGAACTGTATCTGGCCGACGACCACGCGATCAAACGCGACTATAAACTCGTCGACGGCAAGCTCGGCAATGTGCTGAAATTCGTGCTGGCGCGGACCGGGCCGAACGCGACCCTGGGCGAACGGATCAGCGCGCTCGGGAACGTCCTCGTGAACGGATCGAAGATCGAACATGACATGATCCAAACGCGCTGCATCCGCGGCGCCGATATCGCCCGCCAGCTGCACTTTCCCGAGGCCGTGGCCGAAGGGATCGCCGGGCTCGACGAGCATTGGGACGGTTCGGGCCAGCCCAACGGGCTCAAGGGCGACGCCATTCCGCTCTATTCGCGGATCGCCCTTCTATCCCAGGTGATCGACGTCTTCCGCATGGCGAACGGCGAGGACGCGGCGCGCGAAGAGGTTCGCAAGCGCAGCGGCGGCTGGTTCGATCCGGAGCTGTGCGATGTGTTTCTCGACATCGCCGAGGATCCGGTATTCTGGGCCACCTTGGAAGCGCGCGATCTCGAACGGCGCGTCGTCGAACTGGAGCCCGTCCGGCATATGGTAGCCGTGGACGAGGATTTTCTCGACGATATCGCGGCGGCATTCGGTCAGGTGATCGACGCCAAAAGCCCCTATACGAGCGGCCATAGCGGACGCGTGGCCGTATATGCAGCGGGCGTCGCGGAGCGTCTCGGTTATGAAAAGGCCCATATCCGCAAGCTGAGCCGGGCCGCCGCGCTGCACGACATCGGCAAGCTCGGCATCAGCAACCTGATCCTCGACAAGCCCGACCTTCTGACCGACGAGGAATGGCGGGTGATGCGCCGGCACACCCATTTTACGACGGCCATCCTCGGCCGGATTTCGGTGTTCAGCGACATGGCGGCGACGGCGGGTGCCCATCACGAACGCCTCGACGGCAAGGGCTATCCCAACCGCCTTTGCGAAGACGCGATCCAGATGGACACGCGGATCATCACGATCTGCGACTTTTTCGACGCGCTGACCGCCGACCGGCCCTATCGCGCCGCGATGCCGGTCGACGAAGCCCTCGCGATCATCGGTTCGGAAGTCGGTATCGCCATCGATGCCAGCTGTTTCGAAGCGTTGAAGGCGATGGTGGCGGAGCACGGCCCCGCCACCTGA
- a CDS encoding metal-dependent hydrolase family protein — translation MIARLAIVTYLLLFSAALHAETLVVTADRMVDVLEGRAIDNPVVVVTDGRIVSVSSGEVPADLPEDAERLDLAGMTILPGLIDMHVHLTTTPRIGGFRRLNYTDSFWTTLGVPNARAMLESGFTTVRNVGADDYADVALRQGIEAGFYPGPRIVAATESFGVTGGHCDRNGLPPSLVDRDGEQGVNGVEAVRLQIRQNRRYGADVIKICATGGVFSRNTDVGAQQMTAGEIRAAVEEAHMLGMRVAAHAHGNAGIRAAIEAGVDTIEHASYLDDETIRMAIDRGTFFSMDIYNTEYTLAEGEANGVLEENLAKERQVGTIQRESFRRSVELGARHVFGSDAGVYPHGTGGRQFARMVRFGMTPLQAIQAATANAAEALDKMGDVGAIAPGRYGDIIAVDGDPLADIAALEDVDIVVKGGELVMDRR, via the coding sequence ATGATCGCAAGGCTCGCAATCGTTACCTATCTGCTGCTGTTTTCGGCGGCGCTTCACGCCGAAACGCTCGTCGTCACCGCCGACCGGATGGTCGACGTGCTCGAGGGGCGGGCGATCGACAATCCGGTGGTCGTGGTCACCGACGGCCGGATCGTCTCGGTCTCGAGCGGCGAAGTGCCGGCCGATCTGCCCGAGGACGCCGAGCGGCTCGATCTCGCGGGCATGACGATCCTGCCCGGGCTGATCGACATGCATGTCCATCTGACGACCACGCCGCGGATCGGCGGCTTCCGGCGGCTCAACTATACCGACAGCTTCTGGACGACGCTCGGCGTACCCAACGCGCGCGCGATGCTCGAATCGGGGTTCACGACCGTGCGCAACGTCGGCGCCGACGATTATGCCGACGTCGCGCTGCGCCAAGGTATCGAGGCCGGCTTCTATCCCGGACCGCGGATCGTCGCCGCGACCGAGTCCTTCGGGGTGACGGGCGGGCATTGCGACCGCAACGGCCTGCCGCCGTCGCTCGTCGACCGGGACGGAGAGCAGGGCGTCAACGGCGTGGAGGCCGTCCGCCTGCAGATTCGGCAGAACCGGCGCTATGGCGCCGATGTCATCAAGATCTGCGCGACCGGCGGCGTTTTCTCCCGCAACACCGATGTCGGCGCCCAGCAGATGACGGCCGGGGAAATCCGCGCCGCGGTCGAGGAGGCGCATATGCTCGGGATGCGCGTCGCGGCCCATGCGCATGGCAATGCCGGTATCCGTGCCGCGATCGAGGCCGGCGTCGATACGATCGAACATGCGAGCTATCTCGACGACGAGACGATCCGCATGGCGATCGACCGCGGCACCTTTTTCTCGATGGATATCTACAACACCGAATATACGCTGGCCGAGGGCGAGGCGAACGGCGTGCTGGAGGAAAATCTGGCGAAGGAGCGGCAGGTCGGGACGATCCAGCGCGAGAGCTTCCGCCGGTCCGTCGAGCTCGGCGCGCGGCATGTGTTCGGGTCGGATGCAGGCGTCTATCCGCATGGTACCGGCGGCCGGCAGTTTGCGCGCATGGTGCGGTTCGGGATGACGCCGCTTCAGGCGATCCAGGCCGCGACCGCCAATGCCGCCGAAGCGCTCGACAAGATGGGCGATGTCGGCGCGATCGCGCCGGGCCGATATGGCGATATCATCGCCGTGGATGGCGACCCGCTGGCCGACATCGCCGCGTTGGAAGATGTCGACATCGTCGTCAAGGGCGGCGAACTCGTCATGGACCGCCGTTGA
- the lpdA gene encoding dihydrolipoyl dehydrogenase — MANQYDLIILGSGPGGYVAAIRASQLGMKVAIVEREKLGGICLNWGCIPTKALLRTSEIYHYMTHAEAYGLKAEKPGFDLAKVVERSRTVAGQLNQGVTGLMKKNKVDVHEGFGTITARGKLTVEKDGKKTELATKTIIIATGARARDLPFAKADGKRIWTYRHAMVPEDVPSKLLVIGSGAIGIEFASFYSDMGAEVTVVEMLPRILPVEDEDVSKHMEKTLKKQGMTILTGAGVEKLEAGAKSVKAAIKDAKGKVTESEFSHAIVAIGIMPNTEDTGIDTLGVKTGENGHIDVDGFGRTSVEGILAIGDVTGPPWLAHKASHEGVVAVEKLAGQNPHAFETGNIPGCTYSRPQVASVGMTEAQAKEAGHTVRVGNFPFIGNGKAIALGEAEGFVKTVFDEKTGELLGAHMIGAEVTELIQGYAVARQLETTEAELMETVFPHPTLSEMMHESVLAAYDRVLHI, encoded by the coding sequence ATGGCTAACCAATATGATCTCATCATCCTCGGTTCCGGACCCGGCGGCTATGTTGCGGCGATCCGGGCGTCGCAGCTCGGCATGAAGGTGGCGATCGTCGAGCGGGAGAAGCTCGGCGGCATCTGTCTCAACTGGGGGTGCATCCCGACCAAGGCGCTGCTGCGGACGAGCGAGATCTACCATTATATGACCCATGCCGAGGCCTATGGGCTGAAGGCCGAGAAGCCGGGTTTCGATCTCGCCAAGGTCGTCGAGCGCTCGCGCACGGTGGCGGGACAGCTCAACCAGGGTGTCACCGGCCTGATGAAGAAGAACAAGGTCGATGTGCATGAAGGCTTCGGCACGATCACGGCCAGGGGCAAGCTGACCGTCGAGAAGGACGGCAAGAAAACGGAACTCGCCACCAAGACGATCATAATCGCCACCGGCGCCCGCGCCCGCGATCTGCCGTTCGCTAAGGCGGACGGCAAGCGTATCTGGACCTACCGCCACGCGATGGTGCCCGAAGACGTGCCGTCCAAATTGCTGGTGATCGGTTCGGGTGCGATCGGCATCGAATTTGCGAGCTTCTATTCCGATATGGGCGCCGAGGTGACGGTCGTCGAAATGCTGCCGCGCATCCTTCCGGTCGAGGACGAGGACGTCTCCAAGCATATGGAGAAAACGCTCAAGAAGCAGGGCATGACGATCCTGACCGGCGCGGGCGTCGAAAAGCTCGAAGCCGGCGCGAAATCGGTCAAGGCGGCGATCAAGGACGCCAAGGGCAAGGTGACCGAGAGCGAGTTCAGCCACGCCATCGTTGCGATCGGCATCATGCCCAACACCGAAGACACGGGCATCGACACGCTCGGCGTGAAGACGGGCGAGAACGGTCATATCGACGTCGACGGCTTCGGTCGGACCAGTGTCGAGGGCATTCTCGCGATCGGCGATGTGACGGGGCCGCCCTGGCTCGCGCACAAGGCCAGCCACGAAGGCGTGGTCGCGGTCGAGAAGCTGGCGGGCCAGAACCCGCATGCCTTCGAGACCGGCAATATTCCGGGCTGCACCTATTCGCGGCCGCAGGTTGCGTCGGTCGGGATGACCGAGGCTCAGGCCAAGGAGGCCGGTCACACGGTCCGCGTCGGCAATTTCCCCTTTATCGGCAACGGCAAGGCGATCGCACTGGGCGAGGCCGAGGGTTTCGTCAAAACCGTATTCGACGAAAAGACCGGCGAGCTATTGGGCGCCCATATGATCGGCGCCGAGGTCACCGAACTGATCCAGGGCTATGCCGTCGCGCGGCAGCTGGAAACGACCGAGGCGGAACTGATGGAAACCGTCTTCCCGCATCCGACATTGAGCGAAATGATGCATGAAAGCGTGCTCGCCGCCTATGACCGGGTGCTGCACATCTGA
- the wrbA gene encoding NAD(P)H:quinone oxidoreductase yields MTKVLVLYYSSYGHIEQMAEAVAEGAREAGAEVAIRRVPETAPDEIVEGAGFKTDHGYATAEVDELPDYDAIIVGAPTRFGRMPSQMAAFWDRTGKLWMEGALNGKIGGAFTSSATQHGGQETTLFSIITNLFHQGFTIVGLDYGFQGQMGVEEVKGGSPYGATTIADGDGSRMPSEIELEGARYQGRRIAEVAAKVHG; encoded by the coding sequence ATGACCAAAGTTCTTGTGCTCTATTATTCTTCCTACGGCCATATCGAGCAGATGGCCGAAGCCGTTGCCGAAGGCGCGCGCGAAGCCGGCGCCGAGGTTGCGATCAGGCGCGTGCCCGAAACCGCCCCCGACGAGATCGTCGAAGGCGCCGGGTTCAAGACCGATCATGGCTACGCGACGGCCGAAGTCGACGAACTGCCCGACTATGACGCGATCATCGTCGGCGCGCCGACCCGTTTCGGCCGGATGCCGAGCCAGATGGCGGCCTTCTGGGATCGCACCGGAAAACTCTGGATGGAGGGTGCGCTCAATGGCAAGATCGGCGGCGCCTTCACGTCGAGCGCGACCCAGCATGGCGGACAGGAAACGACGCTGTTTTCGATCATCACCAATCTCTTCCACCAGGGTTTCACGATCGTCGGGCTCGATTACGGCTTTCAGGGCCAGATGGGCGTCGAGGAGGTGAAGGGCGGATCGCCCTATGGCGCGACCACAATCGCCGATGGCGATGGCAGCCGCATGCCGAGCGAGATCGAACTCGAAGGCGCGCGCTATCAGGGGCGCCGGATCGCGGAAGTCGCAGCGAAGGTCCACGGTTAG
- a CDS encoding GAF domain-containing protein: MHSFDIAPATDKQALYADLRSALDGLTAGEPDAVANMANMAALLWEYLPDINWAGFYRLVGDELVLGPFQGKTACIRIAIGAGVCGTAAATRETQIVEDVEAFPGHIPCDAASASELVIPIVVDGALLGVLDIDSPSKRRFDAEDAAGCEALVALVGPRIAG, from the coding sequence ATGCACAGTTTCGACATCGCGCCGGCGACGGACAAACAGGCCCTCTATGCCGATCTTCGGTCCGCGCTGGACGGGCTGACCGCCGGCGAACCCGATGCCGTCGCCAATATGGCCAATATGGCGGCGCTGCTCTGGGAATATCTGCCCGACATCAACTGGGCGGGCTTTTATCGCCTCGTCGGCGACGAGCTCGTGCTCGGCCCCTTTCAGGGCAAGACCGCCTGTATCCGGATTGCGATCGGCGCCGGCGTGTGCGGCACGGCCGCCGCGACGCGCGAAACGCAGATCGTGGAGGATGTGGAGGCCTTTCCGGGCCATATCCCGTGCGACGCAGCATCCGCGTCCGAACTGGTGATACCGATCGTGGTCGATGGCGCACTGTTGGGCGTTCTCGATATCGACAGCCCGAGCAAGCGGCGTTTCGATGCCGAGGATGCGGCCGGATGTGAAGCGCTGGTCGCGCTGGTCGGCCCGAGAATCGCCGGATAG
- a CDS encoding RluA family pseudouridine synthase, whose amino-acid sequence MTAGGILFIDGEAIVIDKPAGLPVTRPKRGGDCVEDRLGALRMGFARPPMIVHRLDQDTSGCLLLARNPKALKRFNRAFAEGRVSKTYWAVLDGELEAESGTVDLSLAKRSTRERGWWMAVDRRGKPARTHWSVLKAEGGRTLVEFRPETGRTHQLRVHARDGLGAPIFGDPVYGDGGARMLLHARTLSVPRDGKPDIVAEAPLPDHFAEACPS is encoded by the coding sequence ATGACAGCCGGCGGCATCCTGTTCATCGATGGCGAGGCCATCGTCATCGACAAGCCGGCCGGACTGCCCGTCACCCGGCCGAAGCGCGGCGGCGACTGTGTCGAAGACCGGTTGGGGGCGTTGCGCATGGGATTCGCCCGTCCGCCGATGATCGTCCACCGGCTGGACCAGGACACCAGCGGCTGTCTGCTGCTTGCCCGCAACCCGAAGGCGCTCAAGCGATTCAACCGGGCCTTTGCCGAGGGCCGCGTCTCCAAAACCTATTGGGCGGTGCTGGACGGCGAACTGGAGGCGGAGTCGGGAACCGTCGATCTGTCCCTGGCGAAACGTTCGACCCGCGAACGCGGCTGGTGGATGGCGGTCGATCGGCGGGGGAAACCGGCGCGGACGCATTGGAGTGTGCTGAAGGCCGAGGGCGGCCGGACGCTCGTCGAATTCCGGCCGGAAACGGGGCGGACGCACCAGCTGCGGGTCCATGCGCGCGACGGGCTTGGCGCGCCGATCTTCGGCGATCCGGTCTATGGAGATGGCGGGGCGCGGATGCTGCTCCATGCACGGACCCTGTCGGTACCGCGCGACGGCAAGCCGGATATCGTTGCGGAAGCGCCGCTACCCGATCATTTTGCCGAAGCCTGTCCTTCCTAA
- the arfB gene encoding alternative ribosome rescue aminoacyl-tRNA hydrolase ArfB yields MANSDITAIPATAIEERHLAGTGPGGQNVNKVATAVQLRVDVLALDLAPPVYRRLRSLAGSRMTADGTLVLTARNHRSQEANRRAAMARLEELLEKARHRPARRIKTKPSRAAKARRVDSKKVRGQVKKARGKPRLD; encoded by the coding sequence ATGGCCAATTCCGATATCACCGCCATCCCGGCCACCGCGATCGAGGAACGCCATCTGGCAGGAACGGGGCCCGGCGGCCAGAATGTCAACAAGGTCGCGACGGCCGTCCAGCTGCGGGTGGATGTGCTCGCGCTCGATCTCGCGCCGCCGGTCTATCGCCGTTTGCGGTCGCTCGCCGGAAGCCGGATGACGGCGGACGGTACGCTCGTCCTGACCGCGCGCAACCATCGCAGTCAGGAGGCCAATCGCCGCGCGGCGATGGCGCGGCTCGAAGAGCTGCTCGAAAAAGCCCGTCACCGCCCCGCACGGCGGATCAAGACCAAGCCCAGCCGGGCCGCCAAGGCGCGCCGGGTGGACAGCAAGAAGGTTCGCGGGCAGGTGAAGAAAGCGCGCGGCAAACCGCGGCTCGACTAG